The stretch of DNA ACGCACCTTGGTCGCTCTGCCTGCCTGGATCTCGCCGACCACCCGGCCGACACCGTCCGGGGCTGGGCAGTCTTCGCCCTGGTCTCCCGGGAGAAGGACGCCGACGTCGACACGCTGTTGACCCTGGCACGACCGGCCGCGGACGACCCGCACTTCGGAGTGCGCGAGTGGTCATGGATGGCGGTGCGTCCGCACTTGGTGCCCCAGCTCGACGAGGCGATCCGAGCGCTGCGGCCATGGACCTCAGAACCCTCGGAGCGCATTCGGCGCTTCGCCAGCGAGGCGCTACGTCCACGCGGTGTGTGGGCACGGCACATCCCCGCGCTCAAGAAGGAGCCTGAGCGGGGCCTTCCGCTGCTCGAGCCGCTGCGTGCCGACTCCTCCCGCTATGTGCAGGACTCAGTGGCGAACTGGGTACACGACGCCTCCAAGACACAGCCCGCCTGGGCCATTGGGCTCTGCGAGCGTTGGCAGGAGGAGTCGTCCACCCCGGCCACTGAACGGATCATCAAGCGAGCACTGCGCTCGATCCGGCGGTGATGGGGACTGGTCAGAGGTTGACCTGACGGGAGATGATGCCGGCCCTGGCGCGGCGGACCTCGGGGGCCACAGGGCTCTCGTCCGCCAGGGCGACGTCACGGTACGGCATACTTCGGCCGTGCCTGAAACCGTGCGCCTTCCGCTGAGTCGGTGGCGGCTACTCCCCCGCCGCCTGGTCCAGTTCGCCCTCCTGGAACTGGCCTGCTGCGCCTTCGCCATCGCCATCTTCGCCGGGCTCGCGGTCAGCGCCCTGATCTGGAACCATGCGGATCCTCCGATCGCCCGCTACGACGCCCTCATGATCTACGTCGTCGTTGTTCAGATCGCCTTCGTCGCCCTGAAGCAGGAGACCTGGCGCGAGCTCGGCGTCATCTGCGCCTTCCACCTCATCGGGCTGGCGCTGGAGGTATTCAAGGTCCACACCGGCTCCTGGGCCTATCCGGACGCCGGGGTGGTGCGCATCGGCGGGGTGCCGGTCTTCTCCGGATTCATGTACGCCTCTGTCGGCTCCTACATCTGCCAGGCCTTCCGACGCCTCGACCTGCACGTGGGCGGCTTTCGGTGGTGGCCGGTGAGCCTGTTGGCCGTGGCCGCCTACCTCAACTTCTTCACCCACCACGTCATCATCGACCTGCGCTGGGGCATTACCGCCGGTTTCCTCATCGCCCTGTGGGGAAGCGCCGTCCACTTCACTGTCGGCGGGGACCGCTACTGGATGCCGACGACGGTGGCCTTCATCCTCATCGGGGGATTCCTCTGGCTGGCGGAGAACCTGGCCACGGCGCTGAGTGCCTGGCGCTACCCCGACCAGGCCGACGGCTGGCACCTGGTGCATGCCGGCAAGTTCGGCAGCTGGGCACTGCTCATCTCGCTCAGTTTTGTGCTCGTCGCCGCCGTCAAGGCGAAGGAGGGCACCCTCTACGGACGCGGTCTGCCGCGCGTGATGCGCCGGAGCCTGCGCATCACCGAGACCTGAACCAACGTCGAGCCGGGCATTCTTCGCGGTGTCCAACAGAAATTCCGTAGGGCTACGCGAAGAATACCCGGCTCGACGAAAGTAGAGGGGAGGGAGGGCTCAGAGGTTGACCTGGCGGGAGATGATGCCGGCCTTGGCGCGGCGGACCTCGGGGGTCAGGGGGCTCTCATCCGCCAGTGCGGCGTCGAGGCGCTTGCCCATGGCCTGCAGCGGCTTGGTGAGCTCCTCGGCCTCCGTGCCGGGCACGAGCTCCCACACCGGGATGGCCACGCCGTTGGCCCGGAAGGCGCCGACGAAGCGTGCCCCCTCCTCCAGGTCGGACTCGCGCGCGGCGTGGATGCGGGCGAAGGCGTTGAAGAACTCGTCCTCGTCCTCCCCGCGCACCCAACGCACGAACTCCTTGGCGCCCAGGCGGCACCAGTAGGCGTGCTCGACGCCGGGCACGGGCCGGGTCGGAGCGATCTCGTCCTTGGCCCGCTCGATGGCCTCCTCGATGACCTGGCGGGTCTGCTCGTTGTTGCCGGCGGCCTGGGGGTCGACCCAGAAGTCGAAGGTCTCTCGCACGGAGATGACCGGCGGCTCGCTGGTGTCGAGGACGTCCTGGAGGCGCGGGCCGGGCTCGGGCAGGCCGTCGGAGCGCAGCGCCTGGCCCTCGGGCAGCTCGAGGGTGGCCAGGAGCGCGGCGGCGACGTCGCGGGAGGCGTCCCCGGAGTGCATGGAGGTCTGCATGGCCACGAGGACCTCGCCGTCGGAGCGCTTGAGCCCCTGGACGAACTCGGGCAGGAGCGTGACGAGCTGGACCTGTCCGCCGCCGTACTCCTCGGTCAGGCGCACCGTGGCCGTGGCGGCCGGGATGATCTGGGCCATCGCCACGAGGTCCTCCTCCGCCGGGAGACCGGCGAAGGGTCGGGCGACGAACTCGATACTCTGCTTGCGGGGCCTGGCCGACTGGCCGGCCCCGGCCGGACGGCGCCCCTGGCGCTTCTTCTTCGACATGCCCGTCAGCCTACCGGCCGGCCCGCGCCCCTCCCAGGCCGATGCCAGCCCGTCGACGCACCCATGACACGGCTCACGGCGGCTCGTAACCACTCACGGCGGCCGCACTCCGACGCCGGCCGGCAGCCCCAGGCGCACACCCGGCTCAGAAGCTCGAGGAGGAGCCGGCCCCGGAGAAGCCACCGCCTGTAGCCGCCGGAGAAGCTGCTACCCGAGAAGCTGGAGCCGGACCCTCCGGAGCTGCTCGACGGCGTGCAGGAGGAGGCCGAGTCGTAGCCCACCACCAGGTCGGAGACCGGGGTGAAGGAGCTGAACGACCCGCCGCCACCGGAGCCTGAGTCGGACGAGCCGAGGACGAAGATCGCCGGCGAGGAGGGGTTGAGGCGGATCGTCGAGTGCGGGTTGTAACTGCCGTGCCCACCGTCCAGGTACCAGTAGCCGGCGTAGGCGGCTTCTTTGGATGCTTTGGACGAGTGCGAGTCGTAGCGTTGACGACGCTCGTCGGCGTACCTGGAGGTGTCGGCGTCGATGGCCTCACGCGCGAGCCGGGTCGCCTTCATCTTCGTCTCGCTGGCGATTTCGTCGAGCTCGTCGAGCGCGTCCGAGGGCCGGAGGGAGCCGTTCTCCAGCCCGGAGGTCATGTCGTCCAGGCACTGCTTACGGGAGCGAACCCAGTCGCGTTCCTCCTTGGTACGTTCCGGTATCGTGCCTCTGTTGGCGACGTCGGAGCTGTCGACCTGGTGGCACAGGCGCCGCAGCGACTGCAGGTCCTCCAGGACCGGCCCCTGCTCATTGCTCCAGACTCGCTCCCAGCCGGGCGACAGGCTCAGGAAGGTCGCGGTGTTGGCGATGACGTCGTCGAGGGAGTTCGGAGTGCTTCTCCAACCTGGTGGCCCGCCTCAGCACTGAGATGCCGAACCACTGGGTGCGGTAGGGGTTGCCGAAGTCCTGCCAGGAACGGGTGACCTTCTCGTACTCGTTGCGGAACCACCGGTAACGGGCCATGACCTGGGCCCCGTGCGGCTCGTCCTCGGGGATCGTGCCGGCCAGGAGCTCGGTGGTCTCGTAGTCGTGGGTGACCTGCGAGTAGTGGCGCAGCGCCTCGCGCGCCCGGCGTCGCGCCGTGAAGCCGCGCCACAGGTAGTACAAGAGCCAGGCGAAGCCCACGAGCGCCGAGATTCCGGGCAGGACGTAGGTCGTGCCCACGTCACCGCCACCGGGCCGGCCGATGACGTCTGCGGTCTTGGCCGCCATGGAGACGGTGCCCCCGTACCAGTCGGCCTGCCGGTACTGGTTCTTGGCGGCGTCCTGGATGGCGGCCTGCTGGTCCAGGGGGACCGCGACGTCCTCGCCGAAGTAGCAGCCCACCTTCCGTGCTTCCGGGGCGACCGCCAGGATCACCAGGCCATCGCTCCAGTAGTTGGAGTTCGACGTCGAGATCCACGGGACATCGGTGTCACCCGAGTGCGAGCGGGCGTACTCCAGCACCGCGTCGTTGAGGTTGTCGACGTCCCAGCCCGGGACCGTGAGCACGGCAACGTGGACGTCGTGGCGGAACCGCATCG from Actinomyces sp. Marseille-P3109 encodes:
- a CDS encoding DUF5926 family protein, which codes for MSKKKRQGRRPAGAGQSARPRKQSIEFVARPFAGLPAEEDLVAMAQIIPAATATVRLTEEYGGGQVQLVTLLPEFVQGLKRSDGEVLVAMQTSMHSGDASRDVAAALLATLELPEGQALRSDGLPEPGPRLQDVLDTSEPPVISVRETFDFWVDPQAAGNNEQTRQVIEEAIERAKDEIAPTRPVPGVEHAYWCRLGAKEFVRWVRGEDEDEFFNAFARIHAARESDLEEGARFVGAFRANGVAIPVWELVPGTEAEELTKPLQAMGKRLDAALADESPLTPEVRRAKAGIISRQVNL
- a CDS encoding DNA alkylation repair protein codes for the protein MSPAASITAERQADLNSGRDESRTLAEILAITHSTLLTQVVPDASEDLVEAAKHADSLGILARMQTMGEALCTHLGRSACLDLADHPADTVRGWAVFALVSREKDADVDTLLTLARPAADDPHFGVREWSWMAVRPHLVPQLDEAIRALRPWTSEPSERIRRFASEALRPRGVWARHIPALKKEPERGLPLLEPLRADSSRYVQDSVANWVHDASKTQPAWAIGLCERWQEESSTPATERIIKRALRSIRR
- a CDS encoding DUF817 domain-containing protein codes for the protein MPETVRLPLSRWRLLPRRLVQFALLELACCAFAIAIFAGLAVSALIWNHADPPIARYDALMIYVVVVQIAFVALKQETWRELGVICAFHLIGLALEVFKVHTGSWAYPDAGVVRIGGVPVFSGFMYASVGSYICQAFRRLDLHVGGFRWWPVSLLAVAAYLNFFTHHVIIDLRWGITAGFLIALWGSAVHFTVGGDRYWMPTTVAFILIGGFLWLAENLATALSAWRYPDQADGWHLVHAGKFGSWALLISLSFVLVAAVKAKEGTLYGRGLPRVMRRSLRITET